A region of Selenomonadales bacterium 4137-cl DNA encodes the following proteins:
- a CDS encoding phosphopentomutase: protein MFVRIIIVVMDSVGAGALPDAAEYGDLGADTLGNIARCHGGLFLPTLASLGLGCIHPLDGVEPAGRPLASYGKMAEVSKGKDTTSGHWEMAGCPLFRPFPVYPHGFPAEVVDSIEALTGRKVIGNKAASGTEIIAELGEEHLKTGALIVYTSADSVLQIAAHEDIVPVDKLGAIARRIRDEICRGEHAVGRVIIRPFIGVPGRFVRTANRHDYSLEPPAPTVLDRLKAAGRMTIGVGKIGDIFAGRGLTDSHPTKSNDHGMATLETLVRQERREGLIFANLVEFDSVYGHRNDCHGYARALERLDGQLALLLPLLDDRDLLVITADHGCDPTVAGTDHTREYVPLLAYASGRPGRSLGVRATFADLAATVAENFALKPLPYGTSFLGEITG, encoded by the coding sequence TTGTTTGTACGCATCATTATCGTCGTAATGGACAGTGTCGGCGCCGGCGCGTTGCCTGACGCCGCAGAATACGGTGACCTCGGGGCCGATACCCTGGGTAACATAGCCCGCTGTCACGGCGGGCTTTTTTTGCCGACCCTGGCTTCGTTAGGGCTTGGTTGCATACATCCCCTGGACGGGGTTGAACCTGCCGGCCGGCCGTTGGCCAGCTACGGCAAGATGGCCGAGGTATCGAAAGGCAAGGATACCACCAGTGGCCACTGGGAGATGGCCGGTTGTCCGCTTTTCCGGCCCTTCCCTGTTTACCCTCACGGTTTCCCGGCCGAGGTCGTCGATTCCATCGAAGCCCTTACCGGACGCAAGGTCATCGGCAACAAGGCCGCCTCCGGTACAGAAATCATCGCCGAGCTGGGCGAAGAACACCTAAAGACAGGCGCTCTCATCGTCTATACCTCGGCTGACAGCGTTCTACAGATAGCCGCCCACGAAGACATCGTGCCGGTGGACAAGCTGGGGGCGATTGCTCGTCGTATCAGGGACGAAATCTGCCGCGGCGAACACGCCGTAGGCCGGGTTATCATCCGGCCCTTTATCGGCGTCCCGGGCCGCTTCGTGCGCACCGCCAACCGCCACGACTACAGCCTGGAGCCGCCTGCGCCGACAGTGCTCGACCGCCTGAAGGCAGCCGGCCGCATGACGATCGGAGTCGGAAAAATCGGCGACATCTTCGCCGGTCGCGGCCTCACCGACTCCCACCCCACGAAATCGAACGACCATGGCATGGCCACTCTTGAAACCCTAGTGCGCCAAGAACGGCGCGAAGGGCTTATCTTCGCCAACCTGGTCGAATTCGATAGTGTCTACGGCCACCGTAACGACTGCCACGGGTACGCCCGTGCCCTCGAGAGGCTGGACGGACAGCTTGCCCTCCTGCTACCGCTTCTGGACGACCGCGACCTGTTGGTAATTACCGCCGACCATGGCTGCGACCCGACGGTCGCCGGCACCGACCATACCCGCGAGTACGTGCCGCTCCTCGCCTATGCCAGTGGACGGCCCGGCCGCAGTCTCGGTGTCAGGGCCACCTTCGCCGATCTGGCGGCGACGGTGGCGGAGAACTTTGCCCTTAAGCCTCTGCCGTACGGCACGAGCTTTTTGGGCGAGATAACGGGGTGA
- a CDS encoding thymidine phosphorylase, protein MRIVDTILDKRDGRELSAAVINELIASYTAGEIPDYQMAAFLMAVYFRGMTAAETAALTLAMAKSGATVDLGAVPGVKVDKHSTGGVADTTTLVLAPLVAAAGVPVAKMSGRGLGFTGGTIDKLEAIPGFRTALSSEEFLANLGRIGVAITGQTADIAPADGKLYALRDVTATIESIPLIASSVMSKKIAAGADKILLDVKTGSGAFMKTPEQAFKLAETMVGIGTLVGRETMAVISTMHEPLGLAVGNSLEVAEAIDILSGAGGAPELREICLTLGAHMLVMAGKAADFAAGYRKLQELLDGKEALAKFAALVAAQGGNPDVVANRALLPLAAIRHIVASPAGGFVQSVDAARIGYAAMILGAGREYKGQQIDLGAGLVMHCRLGDKLALGQPLATLYTADPTKIPSAEAAISAAITIGPDKAARPELILGTVTAAGINMV, encoded by the coding sequence GTGCGCATCGTAGATACCATCCTTGATAAACGCGACGGCCGCGAGTTGTCCGCCGCGGTGATAAACGAGCTGATCGCCTCATACACCGCCGGAGAGATACCCGATTACCAAATGGCCGCCTTCCTGATGGCCGTATACTTTCGCGGCATGACCGCGGCGGAAACCGCAGCCCTCACGCTCGCCATGGCCAAATCCGGGGCCACCGTCGACCTCGGCGCCGTGCCCGGCGTCAAGGTCGACAAACACAGCACGGGCGGGGTCGCGGACACCACCACCCTTGTGCTTGCGCCGCTGGTGGCGGCCGCCGGCGTGCCGGTGGCGAAAATGTCCGGGCGCGGCCTCGGTTTCACCGGCGGAACCATCGACAAACTTGAGGCTATCCCCGGTTTCCGCACCGCCCTCAGCAGCGAGGAATTTCTCGCCAACCTTGGCCGCATCGGCGTGGCCATCACCGGCCAGACCGCCGACATCGCCCCGGCCGACGGCAAGCTTTACGCCCTCCGTGACGTCACCGCCACCATCGAAAGCATACCCCTAATTGCTTCATCGGTCATGAGCAAAAAGATCGCCGCCGGCGCCGACAAGATACTCCTCGACGTAAAAACCGGCAGCGGCGCCTTCATGAAGACGCCCGAACAAGCCTTCAAACTGGCGGAAACCATGGTCGGCATCGGGACGCTGGTCGGCCGCGAAACCATGGCCGTCATCTCCACGATGCACGAGCCGCTGGGCCTTGCGGTCGGCAACAGCCTGGAAGTCGCCGAAGCCATCGACATCTTGAGCGGTGCCGGCGGCGCTCCCGAACTGCGGGAGATATGCCTGACCCTTGGCGCCCATATGCTCGTAATGGCCGGGAAAGCCGCCGACTTCGCCGCCGGCTACCGCAAGCTGCAAGAGCTTCTCGACGGCAAGGAGGCGCTGGCGAAATTCGCCGCCCTCGTGGCCGCCCAGGGAGGCAACCCCGACGTCGTCGCCAACCGTGCCCTCCTGCCGCTGGCCGCCATCCGCCACATTGTCGCGAGTCCGGCGGGCGGCTTCGTGCAGTCCGTCGATGCCGCCCGCATCGGCTATGCCGCTATGATCCTCGGCGCGGGCCGCGAGTACAAGGGCCAGCAAATCGACCTCGGAGCAGGGCTAGTCATGCACTGCCGCCTCGGCGACAAGCTCGCGCTAGGCCAGCCGCTGGCCACCCTCTACACCGCAGACCCGACCAAAATACCGTCAGCCGAGGCCGCCATCTCCGCCGCGATTACCATCGGGCCGGACAAGGCCGCCAGACCGGAGCTTATCCTCGGTACTGTCACCGCCGCCGGTATAAACATGGTATAA
- a CDS encoding oligosaccharide flippase family protein: MAHKRSGQVILKGTLMLTTAGIIVKIIGSLNWVILSRVLGGEGMGLYQMAYPLYLLALSVSSAGIPVAVSIITAERVAELDYRGARRIFRVAAWLLAATGALFSLLMYFSAAWLIEERYIRDARAYYSLVALAPAIWLVTLLAAFRGYLQGWQIMTPTALSQVGEQVLRVVTMLAFATFLAPRGVEYAAAGATFGATPGALAGLIVMLFFYWRHRAKLSQEATVCTEKTIPVAGIIRRILALSLPISASGLMLPVVANLDLLIVPRRLEAAGYSVAAATEQFGYLTGMAVPLAGLATVLTGALATSIVPAISDACARRDSDRLRRRTAAAFRLANTVTVPAAAGVYILAEPLTTMLYHAPGAAAAVETLAFSILFLGIHQVSTGILQGMGRTLIPAVNMVIAATIKVGLNWTLTAVPGLGITGAAWATVADTILAALLNMYFIRLYTGFSLDLRALLKSVLSAAAMGTAVYGTHRFLAAAAHSNSLATAAAIVVGIGVYGLFMLTVGGIRATDIKMVPLIGENLLKILVAFRLLKHNSAG, from the coding sequence ATGGCCCACAAACGGTCGGGGCAGGTTATTCTAAAAGGCACGCTCATGCTGACAACGGCGGGCATCATTGTGAAAATCATCGGCTCACTCAACTGGGTCATTCTCTCACGCGTCCTCGGCGGCGAAGGTATGGGCCTTTATCAAATGGCCTACCCGCTATATCTCCTGGCGTTGAGCGTATCCTCCGCCGGCATCCCCGTGGCCGTATCGATAATCACCGCCGAGCGGGTCGCCGAACTTGACTACCGGGGCGCCCGGCGTATTTTCCGGGTGGCGGCCTGGTTGCTTGCAGCGACCGGCGCCCTTTTCAGCCTGCTGATGTATTTTAGCGCCGCCTGGTTGATAGAGGAGCGATACATCCGTGACGCCCGGGCTTACTATTCGCTCGTCGCCCTGGCTCCAGCCATTTGGCTGGTCACCCTCCTCGCCGCCTTTCGCGGCTATCTCCAGGGCTGGCAGATCATGACCCCGACCGCCCTGTCCCAGGTCGGCGAACAGGTGCTTAGGGTCGTCACCATGCTGGCCTTCGCCACCTTCCTCGCACCGCGGGGAGTGGAGTACGCCGCCGCCGGGGCCACCTTCGGCGCTACGCCGGGGGCGCTGGCCGGCCTGATCGTCATGCTATTTTTTTACTGGCGGCATCGCGCGAAGCTTTCACAGGAGGCTACTGTATGCACGGAAAAGACGATCCCGGTTGCCGGGATAATCCGCCGCATCCTCGCTCTGTCGCTGCCTATTTCCGCCTCCGGCCTCATGCTGCCGGTGGTTGCCAACCTTGATCTCCTTATCGTTCCCAGAAGGCTGGAGGCGGCCGGCTACTCAGTGGCGGCGGCCACGGAACAGTTCGGCTACCTTACCGGCATGGCCGTGCCGCTTGCCGGCCTAGCCACCGTGCTAACCGGCGCTCTCGCCACCAGCATCGTCCCGGCCATTTCCGATGCCTGCGCCCGCCGGGACAGCGACCGGTTGCGCAGGCGCACCGCAGCAGCCTTCCGCCTCGCCAACACCGTCACGGTCCCGGCCGCGGCAGGCGTATACATACTTGCCGAGCCGCTGACCACGATGCTGTATCACGCGCCGGGGGCCGCGGCGGCGGTCGAGACACTCGCCTTCAGTATCCTCTTTCTCGGCATCCACCAGGTGTCCACCGGGATATTACAAGGGATGGGACGCACCCTTATTCCCGCCGTCAACATGGTTATCGCGGCCACTATCAAGGTTGGCCTGAACTGGACCCTCACCGCCGTGCCCGGTCTTGGGATCACCGGAGCGGCCTGGGCGACGGTGGCCGATACAATCCTCGCGGCATTGCTTAACATGTACTTTATCAGGCTGTATACCGGCTTCAGCCTCGACCTCAGGGCTTTGCTGAAAAGCGTACTCTCGGCCGCCGCGATGGGAACGGCCGTATATGGGACCCATCGCTTCCTGGCCGCTGCGGCGCACAGCAACTCACTGGCCACGGCGGCCGCCATCGTCGTCGGCATCGGAGTTTACGGCCTGTTCATGTTAACCGTGGGCGGCATCAGAGCAACGGACATAAAAATGGTGCCGCTGATCGGTGAAAATCTGCTGAAAATACTCGTCGCTTTTCGTCTGCTTAAGCACAACAGCGCCGGCTGA